In one Melaminivora jejuensis genomic region, the following are encoded:
- the lepA gene encoding translation elongation factor 4 produces MNHIRNFSIIAHIDHGKSTLADRIIQRCGGLADREMEAQVLDSMDIERERGITIKAQTAALQYTARDGQVYNLNLIDTPGHVDFSYEVSRSLSACEGALLVVDASQGVEAQTVANCYTALDLGVEVLPVLNKMDLPQADPDAAKAEVEDVIGIDASEAIPISAKTGMGIDDVLEQIVAKVPAPRGKPDAPLRAMIIDSWFDSYVGVVMLVRVVDGELKKGERFKMIATGATYDANNLGVFTPAQLPRDALKAGEVGYIIAGIKELKAAKVGDTITLEKKLPNNLGPASQALPGFKEIQPQVFAGLYPTEANQYDALRDALEKLQLNDASLHYEPEVSQALGFGFRCGFLGLLHMEIVQERLEREFDMDLITTAPSVVYEVVKGDGEIIQVENPSKMPEQGKIQEVREPIVVVHLYMPQDYVGPVMTLANQKRGVQMNMQYHGRQVMLTYEMPLGEIVLDFFDKLKSVSRGYASMDYEFKENRPSDVVKVDILLNGEKVDALSIIVHRTQAQYRGRAVAAKMREIISRQQFDVAIQAAIGANVIARENIKALRKNVLAKCYGGDVSRKRKLLEKQKAGKKRMKQIGSVEVPQEAFLAILQVEE; encoded by the coding sequence ATGAACCACATCCGAAATTTCTCCATCATTGCCCACATCGACCACGGCAAGTCCACGCTTGCCGACCGCATCATTCAGCGCTGCGGCGGCCTGGCCGACCGCGAGATGGAGGCCCAGGTGCTGGACTCCATGGATATCGAGCGCGAGCGTGGCATCACCATCAAGGCACAGACCGCAGCGCTGCAATACACGGCCCGCGACGGCCAGGTCTACAACCTGAACCTGATCGACACGCCCGGCCACGTGGATTTCTCGTATGAAGTCTCGCGCTCGCTGTCGGCCTGCGAGGGTGCGCTGCTGGTGGTCGATGCTTCGCAAGGCGTCGAGGCGCAGACCGTGGCCAACTGCTACACCGCGCTGGATCTGGGCGTGGAAGTGCTGCCGGTGCTCAACAAGATGGACTTGCCGCAGGCCGATCCGGACGCCGCCAAGGCCGAGGTCGAGGACGTGATCGGCATCGATGCCAGCGAGGCCATCCCGATCTCCGCCAAGACCGGCATGGGCATAGACGACGTGCTGGAGCAGATCGTCGCCAAGGTGCCGGCGCCGCGTGGCAAGCCCGACGCGCCGCTGCGCGCCATGATCATCGACAGCTGGTTCGACAGCTATGTCGGCGTGGTCATGCTGGTGCGCGTGGTCGATGGCGAGCTGAAAAAGGGCGAGCGCTTCAAGATGATTGCCACCGGCGCCACCTACGACGCCAACAACCTGGGCGTGTTCACCCCGGCGCAGCTGCCGCGCGACGCACTCAAGGCCGGCGAGGTCGGCTACATCATCGCCGGCATCAAGGAGCTGAAGGCTGCCAAGGTGGGCGACACCATCACGCTGGAAAAAAAGTTGCCCAACAACCTTGGCCCGGCCAGCCAGGCACTGCCCGGCTTCAAGGAAATCCAGCCGCAGGTCTTCGCCGGCCTGTACCCGACCGAGGCCAACCAGTACGACGCGCTGCGCGACGCGCTGGAAAAGCTCCAGCTCAACGACGCCTCGCTGCACTACGAGCCGGAAGTCTCGCAGGCGCTGGGCTTTGGCTTTCGCTGCGGCTTCCTGGGCCTGCTGCACATGGAGATCGTGCAGGAGCGCCTGGAGCGCGAGTTCGACATGGATCTCATCACCACCGCACCCAGCGTGGTCTATGAGGTGGTCAAGGGCGACGGCGAAATCATCCAGGTGGAAAACCCGTCAAAAATGCCCGAGCAGGGCAAGATCCAAGAGGTGCGCGAGCCCATCGTCGTGGTGCATCTGTACATGCCGCAGGACTATGTCGGGCCCGTGATGACGCTGGCCAACCAAAAGCGCGGCGTGCAGATGAACATGCAATACCACGGCCGCCAGGTCATGCTGACCTACGAGATGCCGTTGGGCGAGATCGTGCTGGACTTCTTCGACAAGCTCAAATCGGTCAGCCGGGGCTACGCCTCGATGGACTACGAATTCAAGGAAAACCGCCCGTCCGACGTAGTCAAGGTGGACATCCTGCTCAACGGCGAGAAGGTGGATGCCCTGTCCATCATCGTGCACCGCACCCAGGCGCAGTACCGGGGCCGCGCCGTGGCCGCCAAGATGCGCGAGATCATCAGCCGCCAGCAGTTCGACGTGGCCATCCAGGCGGCGATTGGCGCCAACGTGATCGCGCGCGAGAACATCAAGGCGCTGCGCAAGAACGTGCTGGCCAAGTGCTACGGCGGCGACGTCTCGCGCAAACGCAAGCTCTTGGAAAAGCAAAAGGCCGGCAAGAAGCGCATGAAGCAGATCGGCTCGGTCGAGGTGCCGCAGGAAGCCTTCCTGGCCATCCTGCAGGTCGAGGAATAA
- the lepB gene encoding signal peptidase I: protein MQAMQYITAAVLAAFVGYVGAWYTGAIEGNFALLLFLATVVTGAYWLAERLVFLPQRRRAAQALEDAAAQRRAELDRMGIQKVDGDVQEAKARLLMQPWWLDWTAGLFPVIAIVFLLRSFLFEPFKIPSGSMIPTLLVGDLILVNKFTYGVRLPVINKKITAGTPVQRGDVMVFRYPPQPSMDYIKRVVGLPGDEVAYLNKRLTVNGQAVPTTALPDYFDQDAMRYFKLFEEQLGERRHRVIVNTDAPAFVQGASNFAGREGCRYSVEGVTCKVPEGHYFLMGDNRDNSLDSRYWGFVPDENIVGRAFFVWMNFGNLKRIGSFN from the coding sequence ATGCAAGCCATGCAATACATCACCGCTGCCGTGCTGGCGGCCTTCGTCGGCTACGTCGGCGCCTGGTACACGGGGGCCATCGAAGGCAACTTCGCGCTGCTGCTGTTTCTGGCCACGGTGGTCACGGGCGCCTACTGGCTGGCCGAGCGGCTGGTCTTCCTGCCCCAGCGCCGGCGCGCCGCCCAGGCGCTGGAAGACGCCGCCGCCCAGCGCCGCGCCGAACTCGACCGCATGGGCATCCAGAAAGTGGATGGCGACGTGCAGGAGGCCAAGGCACGCCTGCTCATGCAGCCGTGGTGGCTGGACTGGACGGCCGGGCTGTTCCCGGTCATCGCCATCGTGTTCCTGCTGCGCTCGTTCCTGTTCGAGCCCTTCAAGATCCCGTCGGGCTCCATGATCCCCACGCTGCTGGTGGGCGACCTGATCCTGGTGAACAAGTTCACCTACGGCGTGCGCCTGCCGGTCATCAACAAGAAGATCACCGCCGGCACGCCCGTGCAGCGCGGCGACGTGATGGTGTTTCGCTACCCGCCGCAGCCCAGCATGGACTACATCAAGCGCGTGGTCGGCTTGCCCGGCGACGAGGTGGCCTACCTGAACAAGCGCCTGACGGTGAACGGCCAGGCCGTGCCCACCACGGCGCTGCCCGACTACTTCGACCAGGACGCCATGCGCTACTTCAAGCTGTTCGAGGAGCAGCTGGGCGAGCGCCGCCACCGCGTCATCGTCAACACCGACGCCCCGGCCTTCGTGCAGGGCGCCAGCAACTTCGCCGGCCGCGAGGGCTGCCGCTACAGCGTCGAAGGCGTCACCTGCAAGGTGCCCGAAGGCCACTACTTCCTGATGGGCGACAACCGGGATAATTCGCTCGACTCGCGCTACTGGGGCTTCGTGCCCGACGAGAACATCGTGGGCCGCGCGTTCTTCGTGTGGATGAACTTCGGCAACCTCAAGCGCATCGGCTCGTTCAACTGA
- a CDS encoding DUF4845 domain-containing protein — protein sequence MALPRTAPRSRQRGLSFIGVVFIGVLAVAVFAIGGQSLPIYTEYFAIKKAANKAAQEGSTVPEIRASFDRAAAIDDIKSISGKDLEVTKQNDRIVVSYSYEREIHLAGPALLVYRFQGSSN from the coding sequence ATGGCCTTGCCACGCACAGCACCTCGCTCGCGCCAACGCGGGCTGTCCTTCATCGGCGTCGTCTTCATCGGCGTCCTGGCGGTGGCGGTCTTTGCCATCGGCGGCCAGTCGCTGCCCATCTACACCGAATATTTCGCCATCAAGAAGGCCGCCAACAAGGCTGCGCAGGAGGGCTCGACGGTGCCCGAAATCCGCGCCTCCTTCGACCGGGCCGCTGCCATCGACGACATCAAGTCCATCTCCGGCAAGGATCTGGAGGTCACCAAGCAAAACGACCGCATCGTCGTGTCGTACAGCTACGAGCGCGAAATCCACCTGGCCGGCCCGGCCCTCCTGGTCTATCGTTTCCAAGGCTCCTCCAACTGA
- the rnc gene encoding ribonuclease III yields the protein MQPVPTVRPALLALQQRLQHDFADPALLARATTHRSFSAEHNERLEFLGDSVLNLAVSSLLFTRLAHLPEGELSRVRAHLVRQESLHPIAVRLQLPEVLRLGEGETKSGGKQRPSILADALEAVIGAVYLDAGYEVAQALVHRLFEGVELSARLQAEAKDAKTALQEWLQGRKLKLPQYRVVETTGAAHTQVFHVECEVAERNLRERGSGASRRAAEQAAAAAVLARLTTTRNKA from the coding sequence GTGCAACCAGTCCCCACAGTCCGCCCGGCCCTCCTGGCGCTGCAGCAGCGGCTGCAACATGACTTTGCCGACCCGGCACTGCTGGCGCGGGCCACCACGCATCGCAGCTTCAGCGCCGAGCACAACGAGCGGCTGGAATTCCTGGGGGACTCGGTGCTGAACTTGGCCGTCTCCAGCCTGCTGTTCACGCGCCTGGCGCACCTGCCCGAAGGGGAGCTGTCGCGCGTGCGCGCGCACCTGGTGCGCCAGGAGTCGCTGCACCCCATTGCCGTGCGCCTGCAGCTGCCCGAGGTGCTGCGCCTGGGCGAAGGCGAGACCAAGTCCGGCGGCAAGCAGCGCCCCTCCATCCTGGCCGATGCGCTGGAGGCGGTGATCGGCGCTGTCTATCTGGATGCCGGCTACGAAGTGGCGCAGGCGCTGGTACACCGATTGTTCGAGGGCGTGGAGCTGAGCGCACGCCTGCAGGCCGAGGCCAAGGACGCCAAGACCGCGTTGCAGGAGTGGCTGCAGGGCCGCAAGCTCAAGCTGCCCCAGTACCGGGTCGTCGAGACCACCGGCGCTGCGCACACCCAGGTCTTCCACGTGGAATGCGAAGTGGCCGAAAGAAATTTGCGCGAGCGCGGCTCGGGCGCTTCGCGCCGCGCCGCCGAGCAGGCCGCCGCCGCCGCCGTGCTGGCCCGACTGACAACGACGAGGAACAAGGCATGA